A single genomic interval of Lathyrus oleraceus cultivar Zhongwan6 chromosome 7, CAAS_Psat_ZW6_1.0, whole genome shotgun sequence harbors:
- the LOC127106680 gene encoding uncharacterized protein LOC127106680 isoform X2, protein MDIGVLPPKPIIRNVYSRRNRKMDRSWMYDRFNPHRRGLKYEFISGVQEFIKKAKEQPCFLSERKIKCPCESCKCLKSFTPRDVEGHLYKSGFKPNYSIWTEHGELEQNICLMKQSNSSEHMEKEEVVVEEEDPKTPHTEESEEEDPETLHTEESEVEENPMTLQEIDSNKQNADGKVLIRPCGRGWAPSSAPAAAIKHAIQSHFQGPFHRWKETPEDDMIAWDPRDHRYIKKTFQSRGAKRLSGMLSKVRKKGIRPHWICEEAWKGLITHWEGEAFIKVSTQNKTNRASGKAAVHTTGRKAHVDVALSMAHELGRSVDPAELFMATHKNKSGNWVDNRSQATYEHYHDRLKEVQKQIGEASQNGEQVVDEATKLELWKEVAGGKTRGSYGTADFASNLGCGVTSLTQESREPYSGRCDHAMHIEAIDAACQEAATALQEAAAARQEAADAKQRYHLLEEQFLKVVKSMKALERQSASASTSASLAHRGLPNNDGDHSPDEVMPDCRRKKRQAIRRHSHYDDNHSLDEILLYRRRKQHQAQRGRPYYDDDNSLDAVVRKQHQAKRGRPHYDDGDLLDEAVRKQHQAKRGPPYYDDDTLLDEVLPKQRQAKRGRPQYDDDNSLDEVLPKHRRAKRGHPYYEDDLLDDVLPKQCQAKRGRHQCDDDNSLDEILPKHRRAKRGHPYYEDDLLDDVLPKQCQAKRGRHQHDDDNSLDEILPKHRRAKRGHPYYEDDLLDDVLPKQCQAKRGRHQCDDDNSLDEILPKHRRAKRGHPYYEDDLLDDVLPKQCQAKRGRHQHDDDNSLDEILPKHRRAKRGHPYYEDDLLDDVLPKQCQAKRGRPRYEDDHSLDEVLPKQHQAKKGLPHHEDDHSLDEVLPKQHQAKKGLPHHEDDHSLDEVLPKQHKVKRGHPHYDEDDLLDMGHPHYADDDLQDEVVPKQYRAPKRHPQYDDDDLLDRGHPHYYDDGSPYEVVPKQNRTPRGHPHYDDNNLLYEAKSKQRQAKRGYLHYDDVSPEEVFPKQRQAKRGHPHYDDDLLDEVLPKQHQAKRGHPYHDDDSPASRRHRYRR, encoded by the exons ATGGATATTGGAGTGCTCCCACCTAAGCCCATCATTCGGAACGTATATTCTAGAAGGAATAGG AAAATGGATCGTAGTTGGATGTACGATAGGTTCAATCCTCATAGGAGAGGCTTGAAATATGAGTTTATTAGCGGAGTTCAGGAGTTTATTAAGAAGGCTAAGGAACAACCCTGCTTTTTGTCTGAGAGAAAGATCAAGTGTCCATGTGAATCGTGCAAGTGTCTAAAGTCTTTCACTCCAAGAGATGTGGAAGGTCATTTGTACAAGAGTGGTTTTAAACCAAACTATTCGATCTGGACTGAGCACGGAGAACTAGAGCAAAATATTTGTCTAATGAAGCAATCAAATAGTAGTGAACATATGGAGAAAGAGGAGGTGGTGGTGGAGGAGGAGGATCCCAAAACTCCTCATACGGAGGAGTCAGAAGAGGAGGATCCCGAAACTCTTCATACAGAGGAGTCGGAAGTAGAGGAGAATCCCATGACTCTTCAAGAAATAGATTCAAACAAGCAGAATGCTGATGGGAAGGTTCTTATACGACCTTGTGGACGAGG GTGGGCTCCTAGCTCGGCGCCTGCTGCTGCTATTAAACATGCCATCCAGTCACATTTTCAAGGTCCTTTCCATCGCTGGAAGGAGACTCCAGAGGAT GACATGATTGCTTGGGATCCTCGTGATCACAGGTATATCAAAAAGACATTTCAATCGAGAGGCGCAAAGCGCCTTTCAGGTATGCTCTCGAAAGTGAGGAAGAAGGGGATAAGACCTCATTGGATATGTGAAGAGGCTTGGAAGGGTCTTATTACCCATTGGGAGGGTGAAGCTTTTATAAAGGTCTCTACCCAAAACAAGACTAATCGGGCTTCTGGTAAAGCTGCAGTCCACACCACAGGCCGCAAGGCTCATGTTGATGTGGCACTTAGCATG GCTCATGAACTCGGACGTTCTGTGGATCCTGCCGAGCTCTTCATGGCTACCCATAAAAACAAGTCTGGCAATTGGGTTGATAACCGCTCTCAAGCGACATAT GAACATTATCATGATCGTCTGAAGGAGGTACAAAAACAAATTGGCGAGGCCTCCCAGAATGGGGAGCAGGTTGTAGATGAGGCGACAAAGCTTGAGCTGTGGAAAGAGGTTGCTGGGGGAAAAACAAGAGGTTCCTATGGCACTGCTGATTTTGCTTCAAATCTCGGATGTGGTGTAACTTCACTGACTCAGGAGTCTCGGGAACCTTATAGTGGCAGGTGTGATCATGCCATGCATATTGAGGCCATTGATGCAGCTTGTCAGGAGGCTGCCACAGCACTTCAGGAGGCTGCTGCAGCACGTCAGGAGGCAGCTGATGCGAAACAACGTTATCACCTTTTGGAGGAGCAGTTTCTCAAGGTAGTGAAAAGCATGAAAGCTCTAGAGCGCCAGTCAGCAAGTGCTTCAACAAGTGCAAGTCTAGCTCATAGGGGACTTCCTAACAATGATGGTGACCATTCGCCAGATGAGGTCATGCCAGACTGTCGACGAAAGAAACGTCAAGCCATAAGGCGGCATTCTCACTATGACGACAACCATTCTTTAGATGAAATCTTACTATACCGTCGCCGAAAGCAACATCAGGCTCAAAGGGGACGTCCTTACTATGATGATGACAATTCACTAGATGCAGTCGTACGAAAGCAGCATCAAGCTAAAAGGGGACGTCCTCATTATGATGACGGTGATTTGCTAGATGAGGCCGTACGAAAGCAACATCAAGCTAAAAGGGGACCTCCTTACTACGATGATGACACTTTGCTAGATGAGGTTTTGCCAAAGCAACGTCAAGCTAAAAGGGGACGTCCTCAGTATGATGATGACAATTCGCTAGATGAGGTCTTACCAAAGCACCGTCGAGCCAAAAGGGGACATCCTTACTATGAAGATGATTTGCTAGATGATGTCTTGCCAAAGCAATGTCAAGCTAAAAGGGGACGTCATCAGTGTGATGATGACAATTCGCTAGATGAGATCTTACCAAAGCACCGTCGAGCCAAAAGGGGACATCCTTACTATGAAGATGATTTGCTAGATGATGTCTTGCCAAAGCAATGTCAAGCTAAAAGGGGACGTCATCAGCATGATGATGATAATTCGCTAGATGAGATCTTACCAAAGCACCGTCGAGCCAAAAGGGGACATCCTTACTATGAAGATGATTTGCTAGATGATGTCTTGCCAAAGCAATGTCAAGCTAAAAGGGGACGTCATCAGTGTGATGATGACAATTCGCTAGATGAGATCTTACCAAAGCACCGTCGAGCCAAAAGGGGACATCCTTACTATGAAGATGATTTGCTAGATGATGTCTTGCCAAAGCAATGTCAAGCTAAAAGGGGACGTCATCAGCATGATGATGATAATTCGCTAGATGAGATCTTACCAAAGCACCGTCGAGCCAAAAGGGGACATCCTTACTATGAAGATGATTTGCTAGATGATGTCTTGCCAAAGCAATGTCAAGCTAAAAGGGGACGTCCTCGCTATGAAGATGACCACTCGCTAGACGAGGTCTTACCAAAGCAACATCAAGCTAAAAAGGGACTTCCTCACCATGAAGATGACCACTCGCTAGATGAGGTCTTACCAAAGCAACATCAAGCTAAAAAGGGACTTCCTCATCATGAAGATGACCACTCGCTAGATGAGGTCTTGCCGAAGCAACATAAAGTTAAAAGGGGACATCCTCACTATGATGAAGACGATTTGCTAGATATGGGGCATCCTCATTATGCTGATGACGATTTGCAAGACGAGGTCGTCCCAAAACAATATCGGGCTCCAAAGCGACACCCTCAATATGATGATGACGATTTGCTAGATAGGGGGCATCCTCACTATTATGATGACGGCTCACCATATGAGGTCGTACCAAAGCAAAATCGAACTCCTAGGGGTCACCCTCACTATGATGATAACAATTTGCTATATGAGGCTAAGTCAAAGCAACGTCAAGCTAAAAGGGGATATCTTCACTATGATGATGTTTCGCCAGAAGAGGTCTTTCCAAAGCAACGTCAAGCTAAAAGGGGGCATCCTCACTACGACGATGATTTGCTAGACGAGGTTTTACCAAAGCAACATCAAGCTAAAAGGGGACATCCTTACCATGATGATGATTCACCAGCCAGTCGCCGCCATCGTTACCGTCGTTGA
- the LOC127106680 gene encoding uncharacterized protein LOC127106680 isoform X5, with amino-acid sequence MDIGVLPPKPIIRNVYSRRNRKMDRSWMYDRFNPHRRGLKYEFISGVQEFIKKAKEQPCFLSERKIKCPCESCKCLKSFTPRDVEGHLYKSGFKPNYSIWTEHGELEQNICLMKQSNSSEHMEKEEVVVEEEDPKTPHTEESEEEDPETLHTEESEVEENPMTLQEIDSNKQNADGKVLIRPCGRGWAPSSAPAAAIKHAIQSHFQGPFHRWKETPEDVREYWWKLFGDMIAWDPRDHRYIKKTFQSRGAKRLSGMLSKVRKKGIRPHWICEEAWKGLITHWEGEAFIKVSTQNKTNRASGKAAVHTTGRKAHVDVALSMAHELGRSVDPAELFMATHKNKSGNWVDNRSQATYEHYHDRLKEVQKQIGEASQNGEQVVDEATKLELWKEVAGGKTRGSYGTADFASNLGCGVTSLTQESREPYSGRCDHAMHIEAIDAACQEAATALQEAAAARQEAADAKQRYHLLEEQFLKVVKSMKALERQSASASTSASLAHRGLPNNDGDHSPDEVMPDCRRKKRQAIRRHSHYDDNHSLDEILLYRRRKQHQAQRGRPYYDDDNSLDAVVRKQHQAKRGRPHYDDGDLLDEAVRKQHQAKRGPPYYDDDTLLDEVLPKQRQAKRGRPQYDDDNSLDEILPKHRRAKRGHPYYEDDLLDDVLPKQCQAKRGRHQHDDDNSLDEILPKHRRAKRGHPYYEDDLLDDVLPKQCQAKRGRHQCDDDNSLDEILPKHRRAKRGHPYYEDDLLDDVLPKQCQAKRGRHQHDDDNSLDEILPKHRRAKRGHPYYEDDLLDDVLPKQCQAKRGRPRYEDDHSLDEVLPKQHQAKKGLPHHEDDHSLDEVLPKQHQAKKGLPHHEDDHSLDEVLPKQHKVKRGHPHYDEDDLLDMGHPHYADDDLQDEVVPKQYRAPKRHPQYDDDDLLDRGHPHYYDDGSPYEVVPKQNRTPRGHPHYDDNNLLYEAKSKQRQAKRGYLHYDDVSPEEVFPKQRQAKRGHPHYDDDLLDEVLPKQHQAKRGHPYHDDDSPASRRHRYRR; translated from the exons ATGGATATTGGAGTGCTCCCACCTAAGCCCATCATTCGGAACGTATATTCTAGAAGGAATAGG AAAATGGATCGTAGTTGGATGTACGATAGGTTCAATCCTCATAGGAGAGGCTTGAAATATGAGTTTATTAGCGGAGTTCAGGAGTTTATTAAGAAGGCTAAGGAACAACCCTGCTTTTTGTCTGAGAGAAAGATCAAGTGTCCATGTGAATCGTGCAAGTGTCTAAAGTCTTTCACTCCAAGAGATGTGGAAGGTCATTTGTACAAGAGTGGTTTTAAACCAAACTATTCGATCTGGACTGAGCACGGAGAACTAGAGCAAAATATTTGTCTAATGAAGCAATCAAATAGTAGTGAACATATGGAGAAAGAGGAGGTGGTGGTGGAGGAGGAGGATCCCAAAACTCCTCATACGGAGGAGTCAGAAGAGGAGGATCCCGAAACTCTTCATACAGAGGAGTCGGAAGTAGAGGAGAATCCCATGACTCTTCAAGAAATAGATTCAAACAAGCAGAATGCTGATGGGAAGGTTCTTATACGACCTTGTGGACGAGG GTGGGCTCCTAGCTCGGCGCCTGCTGCTGCTATTAAACATGCCATCCAGTCACATTTTCAAGGTCCTTTCCATCGCTGGAAGGAGACTCCAGAGGATGTAAGGGAATATTGGTGGAAGTTGTTTGGG GACATGATTGCTTGGGATCCTCGTGATCACAGGTATATCAAAAAGACATTTCAATCGAGAGGCGCAAAGCGCCTTTCAGGTATGCTCTCGAAAGTGAGGAAGAAGGGGATAAGACCTCATTGGATATGTGAAGAGGCTTGGAAGGGTCTTATTACCCATTGGGAGGGTGAAGCTTTTATAAAGGTCTCTACCCAAAACAAGACTAATCGGGCTTCTGGTAAAGCTGCAGTCCACACCACAGGCCGCAAGGCTCATGTTGATGTGGCACTTAGCATG GCTCATGAACTCGGACGTTCTGTGGATCCTGCCGAGCTCTTCATGGCTACCCATAAAAACAAGTCTGGCAATTGGGTTGATAACCGCTCTCAAGCGACATAT GAACATTATCATGATCGTCTGAAGGAGGTACAAAAACAAATTGGCGAGGCCTCCCAGAATGGGGAGCAGGTTGTAGATGAGGCGACAAAGCTTGAGCTGTGGAAAGAGGTTGCTGGGGGAAAAACAAGAGGTTCCTATGGCACTGCTGATTTTGCTTCAAATCTCGGATGTGGTGTAACTTCACTGACTCAGGAGTCTCGGGAACCTTATAGTGGCAGGTGTGATCATGCCATGCATATTGAGGCCATTGATGCAGCTTGTCAGGAGGCTGCCACAGCACTTCAGGAGGCTGCTGCAGCACGTCAGGAGGCAGCTGATGCGAAACAACGTTATCACCTTTTGGAGGAGCAGTTTCTCAAGGTAGTGAAAAGCATGAAAGCTCTAGAGCGCCAGTCAGCAAGTGCTTCAACAAGTGCAAGTCTAGCTCATAGGGGACTTCCTAACAATGATGGTGACCATTCGCCAGATGAGGTCATGCCAGACTGTCGACGAAAGAAACGTCAAGCCATAAGGCGGCATTCTCACTATGACGACAACCATTCTTTAGATGAAATCTTACTATACCGTCGCCGAAAGCAACATCAGGCTCAAAGGGGACGTCCTTACTATGATGATGACAATTCACTAGATGCAGTCGTACGAAAGCAGCATCAAGCTAAAAGGGGACGTCCTCATTATGATGACGGTGATTTGCTAGATGAGGCCGTACGAAAGCAACATCAAGCTAAAAGGGGACCTCCTTACTACGATGATGACACTTTGCTAGATGAGGTTTTGCCAAAGCAACGTCAAGCTAAAAGGGGACGTCCTCAGTATGATGATGACAATTCGCTAGATGAG ATCTTACCAAAGCACCGTCGAGCCAAAAGGGGACATCCTTACTATGAAGATGATTTGCTAGATGATGTCTTGCCAAAGCAATGTCAAGCTAAAAGGGGACGTCATCAGCATGATGATGATAATTCGCTAGATGAGATCTTACCAAAGCACCGTCGAGCCAAAAGGGGACATCCTTACTATGAAGATGATTTGCTAGATGATGTCTTGCCAAAGCAATGTCAAGCTAAAAGGGGACGTCATCAGTGTGATGATGACAATTCGCTAGATGAGATCTTACCAAAGCACCGTCGAGCCAAAAGGGGACATCCTTACTATGAAGATGATTTGCTAGATGATGTCTTGCCAAAGCAATGTCAAGCTAAAAGGGGACGTCATCAGCATGATGATGATAATTCGCTAGATGAGATCTTACCAAAGCACCGTCGAGCCAAAAGGGGACATCCTTACTATGAAGATGATTTGCTAGATGATGTCTTGCCAAAGCAATGTCAAGCTAAAAGGGGACGTCCTCGCTATGAAGATGACCACTCGCTAGACGAGGTCTTACCAAAGCAACATCAAGCTAAAAAGGGACTTCCTCACCATGAAGATGACCACTCGCTAGATGAGGTCTTACCAAAGCAACATCAAGCTAAAAAGGGACTTCCTCATCATGAAGATGACCACTCGCTAGATGAGGTCTTGCCGAAGCAACATAAAGTTAAAAGGGGACATCCTCACTATGATGAAGACGATTTGCTAGATATGGGGCATCCTCATTATGCTGATGACGATTTGCAAGACGAGGTCGTCCCAAAACAATATCGGGCTCCAAAGCGACACCCTCAATATGATGATGACGATTTGCTAGATAGGGGGCATCCTCACTATTATGATGACGGCTCACCATATGAGGTCGTACCAAAGCAAAATCGAACTCCTAGGGGTCACCCTCACTATGATGATAACAATTTGCTATATGAGGCTAAGTCAAAGCAACGTCAAGCTAAAAGGGGATATCTTCACTATGATGATGTTTCGCCAGAAGAGGTCTTTCCAAAGCAACGTCAAGCTAAAAGGGGGCATCCTCACTACGACGATGATTTGCTAGACGAGGTTTTACCAAAGCAACATCAAGCTAAAAGGGGACATCCTTACCATGATGATGATTCACCAGCCAGTCGCCGCCATCGTTACCGTCGTTGA
- the LOC127106680 gene encoding uncharacterized protein LOC127106680 isoform X7 translates to MDIGVLPPKPIIRNVYSRRNRKMDRSWMYDRFNPHRRGLKYEFISGVQEFIKKAKEQPCFLSERKIKCPCESCKCLKSFTPRDVEGHLYKSGFKPNYSIWTEHGELEQNICLMKQSNSSEHMEKEEVVVEEEDPKTPHTEESEEEDPETLHTEESEVEENPMTLQEIDSNKQNADGKVLIRPCGRGWAPSSAPAAAIKHAIQSHFQGPFHRWKETPEDVREYWWKLFGDMIAWDPRDHRYIKKTFQSRGAKRLSGMLSKVRKKGIRPHWICEEAWKGLITHWEGEAFIKVSTQNKTNRASGKAAVHTTGRKAHVDVALSMAHELGRSVDPAELFMATHKNKSGNWVDNRSQATYEHYHDRLKEVQKQIGEASQNGEQVVDEATKLELWKEVAGGKTRGSYGTADFASNLGCGVTSLTQESREPYSGRCDHAMHIEAIDAACQEAATALQEAAAARQEAADAKQRYHLLEEQFLKVVKSMKALERQSASASTSASLAHRGLPNNDGDHSPDEVMPDCRRKKRQAIRRHSHYDDNHSLDEILLYRRRKQHQAQRGRPYYDDDNSLDAVVRKQHQAKRGRPHYDDGDLLDEAVRKQHQAKRGPPYYDDDTLLDEVLPKQRQAKRGRPQYDDDNSLDEILPKHRRAKRGHPYYEDDLLDDVLPKQCQAKRGRHQHDDDNSLDEILPKHRRAKRGHPYYEDDLLDDVLPKQCQAKRGRPRYEDDHSLDEVLPKQHQAKKGLPHHEDDHSLDEVLPKQHQAKKGLPHHEDDHSLDEVLPKQHKVKRGHPHYDEDDLLDMGHPHYADDDLQDEVVPKQYRAPKRHPQYDDDDLLDRGHPHYYDDGSPYEVVPKQNRTPRGHPHYDDNNLLYEAKSKQRQAKRGYLHYDDVSPEEVFPKQRQAKRGHPHYDDDLLDEVLPKQHQAKRGHPYHDDDSPASRRHRYRR, encoded by the exons ATGGATATTGGAGTGCTCCCACCTAAGCCCATCATTCGGAACGTATATTCTAGAAGGAATAGG AAAATGGATCGTAGTTGGATGTACGATAGGTTCAATCCTCATAGGAGAGGCTTGAAATATGAGTTTATTAGCGGAGTTCAGGAGTTTATTAAGAAGGCTAAGGAACAACCCTGCTTTTTGTCTGAGAGAAAGATCAAGTGTCCATGTGAATCGTGCAAGTGTCTAAAGTCTTTCACTCCAAGAGATGTGGAAGGTCATTTGTACAAGAGTGGTTTTAAACCAAACTATTCGATCTGGACTGAGCACGGAGAACTAGAGCAAAATATTTGTCTAATGAAGCAATCAAATAGTAGTGAACATATGGAGAAAGAGGAGGTGGTGGTGGAGGAGGAGGATCCCAAAACTCCTCATACGGAGGAGTCAGAAGAGGAGGATCCCGAAACTCTTCATACAGAGGAGTCGGAAGTAGAGGAGAATCCCATGACTCTTCAAGAAATAGATTCAAACAAGCAGAATGCTGATGGGAAGGTTCTTATACGACCTTGTGGACGAGG GTGGGCTCCTAGCTCGGCGCCTGCTGCTGCTATTAAACATGCCATCCAGTCACATTTTCAAGGTCCTTTCCATCGCTGGAAGGAGACTCCAGAGGATGTAAGGGAATATTGGTGGAAGTTGTTTGGG GACATGATTGCTTGGGATCCTCGTGATCACAGGTATATCAAAAAGACATTTCAATCGAGAGGCGCAAAGCGCCTTTCAGGTATGCTCTCGAAAGTGAGGAAGAAGGGGATAAGACCTCATTGGATATGTGAAGAGGCTTGGAAGGGTCTTATTACCCATTGGGAGGGTGAAGCTTTTATAAAGGTCTCTACCCAAAACAAGACTAATCGGGCTTCTGGTAAAGCTGCAGTCCACACCACAGGCCGCAAGGCTCATGTTGATGTGGCACTTAGCATG GCTCATGAACTCGGACGTTCTGTGGATCCTGCCGAGCTCTTCATGGCTACCCATAAAAACAAGTCTGGCAATTGGGTTGATAACCGCTCTCAAGCGACATAT GAACATTATCATGATCGTCTGAAGGAGGTACAAAAACAAATTGGCGAGGCCTCCCAGAATGGGGAGCAGGTTGTAGATGAGGCGACAAAGCTTGAGCTGTGGAAAGAGGTTGCTGGGGGAAAAACAAGAGGTTCCTATGGCACTGCTGATTTTGCTTCAAATCTCGGATGTGGTGTAACTTCACTGACTCAGGAGTCTCGGGAACCTTATAGTGGCAGGTGTGATCATGCCATGCATATTGAGGCCATTGATGCAGCTTGTCAGGAGGCTGCCACAGCACTTCAGGAGGCTGCTGCAGCACGTCAGGAGGCAGCTGATGCGAAACAACGTTATCACCTTTTGGAGGAGCAGTTTCTCAAGGTAGTGAAAAGCATGAAAGCTCTAGAGCGCCAGTCAGCAAGTGCTTCAACAAGTGCAAGTCTAGCTCATAGGGGACTTCCTAACAATGATGGTGACCATTCGCCAGATGAGGTCATGCCAGACTGTCGACGAAAGAAACGTCAAGCCATAAGGCGGCATTCTCACTATGACGACAACCATTCTTTAGATGAAATCTTACTATACCGTCGCCGAAAGCAACATCAGGCTCAAAGGGGACGTCCTTACTATGATGATGACAATTCACTAGATGCAGTCGTACGAAAGCAGCATCAAGCTAAAAGGGGACGTCCTCATTATGATGACGGTGATTTGCTAGATGAGGCCGTACGAAAGCAACATCAAGCTAAAAGGGGACCTCCTTACTACGATGATGACACTTTGCTAGATGAGGTTTTGCCAAAGCAACGTCAAGCTAAAAGGGGACGTCCTCAGTATGATGATGACAATTCGCTAGATGAG ATCTTACCAAAGCACCGTCGAGCCAAAAGGGGACATCCTTACTATGAAGATGATTTGCTAGATGATGTCTTGCCAAAGCAATGTCAAGCTAAAAGGGGACGTCATCAGCATGATGATGATAATTCGCTAGATGAGATCTTACCAAAGCACCGTCGAGCCAAAAGGGGACATCCTTACTATGAAGATGATTTGCTAGATGATGTCTTGCCAAAGCAATGTCAAGCTAAAAGGGGACGTCCTCGCTATGAAGATGACCACTCGCTAGACGAGGTCTTACCAAAGCAACATCAAGCTAAAAAGGGACTTCCTCACCATGAAGATGACCACTCGCTAGATGAGGTCTTACCAAAGCAACATCAAGCTAAAAAGGGACTTCCTCATCATGAAGATGACCACTCGCTAGATGAGGTCTTGCCGAAGCAACATAAAGTTAAAAGGGGACATCCTCACTATGATGAAGACGATTTGCTAGATATGGGGCATCCTCATTATGCTGATGACGATTTGCAAGACGAGGTCGTCCCAAAACAATATCGGGCTCCAAAGCGACACCCTCAATATGATGATGACGATTTGCTAGATAGGGGGCATCCTCACTATTATGATGACGGCTCACCATATGAGGTCGTACCAAAGCAAAATCGAACTCCTAGGGGTCACCCTCACTATGATGATAACAATTTGCTATATGAGGCTAAGTCAAAGCAACGTCAAGCTAAAAGGGGATATCTTCACTATGATGATGTTTCGCCAGAAGAGGTCTTTCCAAAGCAACGTCAAGCTAAAAGGGGGCATCCTCACTACGACGATGATTTGCTAGACGAGGTTTTACCAAAGCAACATCAAGCTAAAAGGGGACATCCTTACCATGATGATGATTCACCAGCCAGTCGCCGCCATCGTTACCGTCGTTGA